The Gigantopelta aegis isolate Gae_Host chromosome 9, Gae_host_genome, whole genome shotgun sequence genomic sequence CCTGTGTGGAGTTCACCGGCCAACCAAATGGGGGACCTGGGCCTGGAGGGTGCATTCTGGGAAGCGACTGGAATGGCACTGGTCCGTTGAGTAACAATGGGTTTACAAGGACTGGTGTTGGCGCAATGCTCGTCGGCACGGTTGGTAGCATGTTGAACGAGACAGGAGGAAGTGGCGAGACAGCGGGAAGAGAGGAAGGTGGGGCGAGAGCTGAAACCTGAGGAAGAGATGCCACTGGCTGAAGGTTCGAACCTGGTGGAAGAGGAATATTTCCAGGTTCCACAGAAGGAAACCGCATTCGGTTTGGGATAAGATTTGGACTGTTAATGTGCGGCAGAGGTGGCAATGAAATATCTACGTTAGCACTGTGCCGATTCATGTGATTGAAAGCCAACATTTCCTTTTCTAGTTCATCGGTAGGGTGAGCTGGGTCATAATTGTGCATTTCACCATCAATTTCAATTTCCATCGTCTTAATGTCGGCGTCTGATGTTACTTTATCGACAATTGTAggtattttcttttgttttcccACACTCTTGCTGGCAGAATTTTTTTTCGTGCTTGGCTGCTGTATTTTCTGGTCGATAACCGTTGGTATTTTGCCATCACCTTCTACAGTCTTAGATGCATCGTCTTTCTTGGCAGGTGCGGGAGGAGCAGCTTTCGTCACAGGTGGTGGGGGCAGGGCGTCCTTTTTAGGTGGTGGTGGCATAGATGGTGTTGGTATGTCCTCGAAGTTGACACCGATGCTTCCAAATATCACACTGTCCTCCACAGTGtcttcgtcgtcgtcatcatcaatAACAATGGGATCATGACAGTTGCATGTGTGTTCAACAACTTTGATGGTTTTTTCAAACTGTGGTTTTGCAATTTCAACAGGTTTAGTTTTCTTCACTTTCTCAGGAACTGGGTAATCATCATAGTCATCCAGTCGGGCACTTTTTCTTTTATGATAGTGACGGTTTTCCTTTGTTAGACTATCTTTATCGGAATGTTTTCTCGGACTAGGAGAATCTGAGGGAGTCCGACTCCGCCACGTTTTCCTTTCACTCTTTTCACGACTCCGTTCTCTTTCTCGTTCACGATCTTTATCACGATCTCGATCTTTATCACGATCTCTATCTTTATCACGATCTCGATCTTTATCGCGCTTCTTTTTCTTCGACGACCGTTCTCGCTCAGAAGACCTTTCCACAGAACCAGACCTATCACGCTCTCGTTCGCGCCTTTTTCGTCGTGATCGATCATGTGATCTTGTACGTCTTCTCTCCCGAGAACGGGTTCCATACTTTTCTTTAGATCGGGACCGACTCCCGTGTCTGCCCCTTGAATGCGACCTACTTCTGTGCTTCTCTTTCGAGCGAGATCGTGTTCTATACCGGTCTTTGGAGTGTGACCGTATTCTCACTTTCTCTCGTGATCGACTATGTGATCGCGACTTTTCTCTACGGTGTTTATGTTTCACATGAGTATCGGACTCGTACACATACTGTTCCGACCTGCTGTGCTTATCACGTTTTGACTTTTCCCTTTTCTCGCTCACGACCTCGGTTTCTTCATACACATACAACTCCTCTTTCTCACATCTACTATCATCTACATACACTTTGCTAGTTTCCCTATCACTTTTCACTTCCTCGTGTAGTTTTGAACTTTCTCGTTTTGAATCGTGCCTCCCCGACAAGAGTTTCTCCTTCCGTTCCTCCTGctctcttctcctcctcctACGAGACTCTTTCTTTTCACGGTTTCTGTACGCCCTTGCGTCATATTCTCCAAAGTTCAACCTATCAAAGACACTTTCTTCCCCTTCCTCCACCTGGTCGGCCTCCATTCGTCTATGcacctttttctctttcttcgtCAGCTGTGCGAACTCGTGTATCCTCATCTGGTATTCTTTCTCTAAAGCACTTTCGTCACTACCCACCGACCATTTACTCAGAGAATCATGGGATTCTTCTTCTGTCCTTACTATCTCGCCGTCTTCGAAACTTGCTTTTTCATCTTCCACTTCTTTTTCCATGGGCACTTCCACTTCGTGTTCGCCATCCTCAAAGACCTGCCTTCTGGAAGAGGAATTCTGAGAATCGGGAGTGTTGTCCCCGGTACGCGACAACTCAATCATTAAAGACGAATCCTTTTCCACTACAACACGCTTTTCTGACgagctatcatcatcatcagaaatATCGGAGTGCATGGGAAGAGTGGATGGACCCCTTGGACTGTTTTTAAGTTGACTCTCAACagatttcgccaaattatcagGAATTAAGTCGACGTCTTCTGTAGGTTCCGACGGATCATATTCACTTTCCTTGGCTTTCTCCTGAGAATTTTCATCCATGTCCTGGATGCCGAACACTGCCAAGTAATCACTATCAGCCTTTCTAAGCGGTGGGCCAGCCTTCTTCTTCATCGAGATTCTAAATGGTTTCACAGGACTGGTTAAACTTTCACCACTTTTGGCCTCTTCGTCTTTTATGTCTTTTTTGAAACTGTTAAGTTCAAACATACTGTCGTCCTTTGGTTCTGGTAGCTTTGCTTCGGGAATCTCCCTGTTTGCCTGGAGAGACCCTGAAAGACACAACAGCACCCAACTTAAATAAACTCTAAAATGTATACACTATgacaaataatttaaagaacACAAGAGATTATACAAGCCAGTGTGtcgtaatacatgaatcctgacataagtttagtaaaatcagtatgattaacacgcaagtgtaataatatatttattatccatattattctTCTTTATGAATAGgctaacaaatgaatgaatgaatgtttaacaccccagcacaaaaatacactagGCTATCAGGTGTcataaaaaggtaagtatacAAGGACCGTTTCAAAGGTAACCAGGAAatgacaaaatgacgtcattcgtgGGTCACATGAAATTGTTATGTGGTCATATTTTTCATTGTACATCTTGAACCGTGTGGataataaaaactttaatagTGACCATTTTCACATgatttatgaaatatttgtatattcacTCAACCAGCAGCCAGTACATTTACAGTTTATGTAACATTTCGCTTATAAAATTAAACAAGGAAAAAGGAACTTGTTTGTGCAAATACTGGTTTTCAATAAGTCCTTTTCGTTCATTTTTCTTTCGACTCATACTGTGaactttgatattttttttatttatttttttttatatttcaggcaggtcccgaacatgccgggtgccccatttatttcataaagcctccttatttacaataaaccaggttctccttgaatgtGGCCAATAAAAATCTACATATGAGTGTAAgtgcttgtttcaaaataatatacattttagttagtgcatgtttgtgtttttgttttctttatattattagtgtGTGTGACTTAGGTGGTGTGTATAATGAAGTTTGATATTACCACctatgaaaatatgaaaaagttggaaaaaaaaataattccatGGATCTAGTATATACAATACTGGGATGCCATTCAATATACCAGAAAACTTCAACATTTAAACAAAGCTAAAAATACATGATCTCAATAAAATTATTGATCATATTCTCACCATCTTTGTGTATGGTGACATCTTTACTCTGCATATGTAGGAAAGACTGCCCATGCATGATTGAACCCAGGATATCAAATGGAGTGGAACTGGCTGATGCAGAGGGAGCCGCAACAGTTGTGGTGGACGGATTAGATGCTCTGAAATAAGAGAAAAAACATCAGGTCATGAATACtgatggatgtacatgtattttcaaatGAACCTGTGTCAGGTttgatctttttaaaaaaatgatttataataattaagatATATAAGAAGTAACATTTtagctactacaaatattagaaaaatAAGAACACACacagaatatacagacaccaatattcctaaacaaacaaatttatttaattaataattttagttgttgAAAAAGCTTTATTGGTCAGAAACATTTTCTAATGACAGAAAACTCAGGACCGTCCATTTAATGTTTGgatttttctgttcttttctCATCATGCCTTATTATCAGATTCAAAACAAGACgagatatttattcagttatttaggccacatgaccaagataactaattttaaaacaaattaatcatGCGCTacgaccggcttcggtggcgtcatggttaggccatcggtctacaggctggtaggtactgggttcaggcatgggtttttaatccagataccgactccaaaccctgagtgagtgctccgcaaggctcaatgggtaggtgtaaaccacttgcaccgaccagtgatccataaatggttcaacaaaggccatggtttgtgctattgtGCCTGTGgtaagtgcaaataaaagatcccttgctgctaatcggaaagagtagcccatgtattggcgacagcgggtttcctctcaaaatctgtgtggtccttaaccataggtctgatgccatataaccgtaaataaaatgtgttgagtgcgtcgttaaataaaacatttctttctttcatgcgCTACGTGTatacaaattacaatatatgtataatcaatttaaactggcagatttctttttaaaaacaaggctATTCCTTTAATACACTTTAAATCTTGGGTagaaatcaataaattaaatttttctcTTGAAGGATTTACTATAAAGTATTTTGATATCAAAAATGTCCTGCTCAAAGCATAATATGGacatactaaaacaaaatgatattcatcttccaAAGTTCCGGTGTAGTAAAAATATTATGAACAttcaaaatgaaagaaaaaaccaaaGAGGCTTGCTGTGAACCACCTAGCTAAACCTCAGTGAGACAGCTTTAAAGGGTTCCAATTATTCATTGATCTTCAGAAGTTTATGGTGAGGTTGATCACTTTTAGTGTAATGCATACCGTTCTGCAGAAGCTCTGATCTTGAAGACAGGTTTGCGCGACAGCAGTGATGACTTTGAGTATTTGACAACTCGACTAGCTGGCTGACAACTGGCTGATGTGCCAGGCTGCTGGGCTTCACTCTGGTTTTCACTGCAACAGAAAACTCAAATTTAGTCACAGTATTTAACACATATAACACATATCTCTAACACCCCAAACACATGAACGGAAAACAATGACACCATCACAGCATTAACATTCAAATGCTAAACAGTCTTTATagtaattactatatatatattgaaatttaaaaaggtTACAACTTATTGAATTAAagacaattgttttatttaataaaaaagaagaagtttgctttaacaacaccactagagcatattttctttattaatcgactatttgatgtcaagtatttggtaatttggacatagaGTCTTAAAGCAGGTTTCCCCactctttgatataccagtcatagcacactggctagaatgagaaatagtccattaGGCACACCAATGGAGATTtatctatttaattaattaattaaagttaactcttttcatttaattaaagttaattattttacttaATTATAGATAAATTATATTACCAAACACTTCGCAAAATCATTTATGCAATGATACAAATGATTTCAACcacaataaagttaaagtttgttttgtttaatgacacttggTAATTCCAACTCGTAGTCATCcaagtaaacccgctacattttgtctaatacagcaagggatcttttatatgcactttcccccagTTAGAactagaaaaaacccaatcagttgaatggatccactgaggtggttcaatcctgcgatgcaagcacctcaagtgaacactcaaccgactgagataataaagtaaaatatgtcTAGTCATGTTTAAGTCATAGCAACAGTATTCAGTccataatatactgaacacatGCTTCTTTCATCTGCTGAAATGTCTCATGGCTGTGAATACTTACTCTTGATAAACAGGGTCTAAATCATCTTTATGGCCAAGAATAGAAAATGACGAGACTCCGATCTCTGCCCGTTGCATATCCATGGTCTTTCCAGCAGGGAGTTTTTGCAATGGAATTGACAATCCTACCGGTGGTTTTGATAAGCCAAGTCGCTCAGCAATTCGCGACTTGACAGTGGTAACAGGCTTGCGAGCTGTCAATCTTCTAATCTGCAACAATAAAAATACTTGATAAACCACTATTGATGTAATTTACGAGATGTTAGAAAATACCAATCACAAATTTTCCCAAAATATATGCCCATttaatttgatttggtagttaGAAAGTTAAACTCATAAACTccacaaatttattttacatcGATATACGCAAATGTTCTAATTCTTCTTTACAGTATAATAGATGACTAAATAAAAAGACTATGTCAATATACATTATTAACCAAGAAAGGgaagaaatatttattcaataacACATTAAATGCTATTTGGTGTCAATatattgctatttttacatttaaagccacacaccctagttccatccagcgaaaataaattataatttggttaatctacaaacctgtaacacacttagatcatgtttttatcaaatggagtgaaaaagcaggttttatatcgataaataccatgggaatccccatgtcccaattgcttgaaataattttgaaagttagtattctgatgtcaccagtagaagcacaacaatgcctatgtcacgacaaatttcacagacttggggtgcgttcgttcacctctcctggacatgttccaactgttctgtcctggttgtatcccctctccagatatcgtaagacttagcaaaattattggttttaagggtttgtaatgttttgtattgagacacacttacttgtctgaactttattgttactgaaaatgttcacgaactgttaagaaaaatctcacaaatgaacaacaacaaatcagatgttgattgcgcgaaccgtgcacgagaaaacaaaccgaaccaaaatgataacggtcacgtgatataccaacgtctgtgacattaaaaatagattggacctcgcttgcttaacggttttttctcgacaacacgttttgtgaaaaaatgcaaaaaatgcatttcgtggttttacaaacatcaggattaccaaaaagcacttcaggtgaatggaaatgtgtattctaaataataaaatgtaagtaaagtgcaattttatttgtgaaaaatggggtttaatagcgaaaaacaacgccgtaatgattaacaaataaacgtaactagggtgtgtccctttaagggagtgagaaaggaaacctgatGCAGCTACGTAGGTTATTCCTACTAAACAGcagctataatataatataaatgcaCTTCCCATGGCATAAATAGGACAGTATATAAcacatgacctttgatatatacatatgtatgtatatatatatatgtatatattaaaaaaaccctaagTAAATCAAGGTCTATATatggtattattatataattgtgAAAAGTGTCACCCAATCTGTCAACATGAAAGCAAAAATAACCTTTCTCCTTTTGCCTCCTTTTCTTagctttcttcttcttgtttttcgtTTCCTTCCTTTAGTCTTTGTGCCCGCCTTATTGGTCTTCTTCTTCATACGCCGCTTTCGccttgtttttcttctcttcaCAGTTTTCTTCTTCACCGGTGACTTTTTCGGAGTGGCAGACTTTGGCGCTGTTGTGGACTCATCCTGAAAGTAAAATGAGGCCATCACATGAAAACAGACTTGTCTCCACCTGTTGCATGATGACAGCAAATGCAGGaattgaatttatatttgttttatctacaacaaattaaaaatgttttaaatcagtaacttttgcaacaaataaacattaactTAAAAAGCAAAAATTATCCCttcagtgtaaataatttttatccaatGGCAAAAAAAACCCTGCCATCAATAAAGACCTGACCTAAGGCAATTCATACTGGagttaatgttaattttcttcGGTGCTGCCATTAATTTCTAACAATggcaaattaataaacatttaaaagtcaGTGATTATCTCCCTTGAATAAAGTGGATAATGCTTTATTCCACTGAATATGATTCATAATTTGAGCTAATATTTGTTTCtagtatatacattttgtgaaaattttataactaaaaataattccatcaagaaacaaaaatcataatgcAGATAAACGTGTTGTCTGGTCAAGACTAGGCAACAAACAACATATTATTCATCCAAAATGAAAACTAGAACAAAACTCGGTCACCTCTGAGGATGATACGATAATCCGCCGTAATCTCGCCCGCTCCACACGTGTCTGGTGGATCAGGGTACGAACTCGTTCACTCACTAACGTTCTGGCAATCAATCGTCGACGAGGACGAACTTCCTCCTCCTCTTCACTTGTAATGGTAACTGACCCTATTGGGAGTATAATAAAACTAGTCGTTTCAAAACATCAAGGTTACATAGCTGTTATggttaaaatgtaaaaactgAAAATCCCCGTTGAACGTATACTGAAGTAGAACAATTTCAGATATTAAATTTGTCTCAAATAAAATTCAGTTAaattaagagaaaaaaatctAGTGCCCAAgtacaattatttttatgcaagtaaagtttttttttaatgacaccactaaaccacattgacatatttaatcattggcaattggatgtcaaatatttagtaattttaacatatcttagagaggaaacctgctacatttttccattagtagcaagatatcttttatatgcaccatcccaa encodes the following:
- the LOC121380495 gene encoding PHD and RING finger domain-containing protein 1-like isoform X1; the encoded protein is MNMDSLNDPGDSSSSDEGRMQIDESAGRSDDDGPKNTVQPPSVYETLKDDDDEDENEEKEDEEDGSESEDDEEEEGDDDDDEEGDDDDGDEEEVEGEEASDDDDDDDDEDDDDDEDDEEEWEEYEEDISLAAGVAVDSDAGDEDLCPICLNRFRDQDQGTPESCDHHFCLECIQEWAKNVNTCPVDRQVFRLILARHAGEDSVYRRITVEDKNSQEDAEDELTYCEVCGRCDREDRLLLCDGCDLGYHLDCLSPPLANVPVDEWFCSDCTAANKGSVTITSEEEEEVRPRRRLIARTLVSERVRTLIHQTRVERARLRRIIVSSSEDESTTAPKSATPKKSPVKKKTVKRRKTRRKRRMKKKTNKAGTKTKGRKRKTRRRKLRKGGKRRKIRRLTARKPVTTVKSRIAERLGLSKPPVGLSIPLQKLPAGKTMDMQRAEIGVSSFSILGHKDDLDPVYQDENQSEAQQPGTSASCQPASRVVKYSKSSLLSRKPVFKIRASAERASNPSTTTVAAPSASASSTPFDILGSIMHGQSFLHMQSKDVTIHKDGSLQANREIPEAKLPEPKDDSMFELNSFKKDIKDEEAKSGESLTSPVKPFRISMKKKAGPPLRKADSDYLAVFGIQDMDENSQEKAKESEYDPSEPTEDVDLIPDNLAKSVESQLKNSPRGPSTLPMHSDISDDDDSSSEKRVVVEKDSSLMIELSRTGDNTPDSQNSSSRRQVFEDGEHEVEVPMEKEVEDEKASFEDGEIVRTEEESHDSLSKWSVGSDESALEKEYQMRIHEFAQLTKKEKKVHRRMEADQVEEGEESVFDRLNFGEYDARAYRNREKKESRRRRRREQEERKEKLLSGRHDSKRESSKLHEEVKSDRETSKVYVDDSRCEKEELYVYEETEVVSEKREKSKRDKHSRSEQYVYESDTHVKHKHRREKSRSHSRSREKVRIRSHSKDRYRTRSRSKEKHRSRSHSRGRHGSRSRSKEKYGTRSRERRRTRSHDRSRRKRRERERDRSGSVERSSERERSSKKKKRDKDRDRDKDRDRDKDRDRDKDRERERERSREKSERKTWRSRTPSDSPSPRKHSDKDSLTKENRHYHKRKSARLDDYDDYPVPEKVKKTKPVEIAKPQFEKTIKVVEHTCNCHDPIVIDDDDDEDTVEDSVIFGSIGVNFEDIPTPSMPPPPKKDALPPPPVTKAAPPAPAKKDDASKTVEGDGKIPTVIDQKIQQPSTKKNSASKSVGKQKKIPTIVDKVTSDADIKTMEIEIDGEMHNYDPAHPTDELEKEMLAFNHMNRHSANVDISLPPLPHINSPNLIPNRMRFPSVEPGNIPLPPGSNLQPVASLPQVSALAPPSSLPAVSPLPPVSFNMLPTVPTSIAPTPVLVNPLLLNGPVPFQSLPRMHPPGPGPPFGWPVNSTQVIPVQNQFGPPIVSRPPIMSVIPQAMLNGGMDEIPSESDSLFARNANMNNCTSVVLPTLNPTINQMSVGAQRPGPCPRATETLPSTSKILSSTNSKEPDKPAIPIQQLQNISTLLKVQACLVGKNSKHDGIFKVPQPVSGSKHKSRENEDPLDSMEMVDMDLSPLDEECELVLPTPPDTGMKSKKSRKSKHSLSKAVKALASQQDDMPSSAAELTNKEKYLKKLHLQERVVDEVKCAIKPYYSSKKITKDEYKEILRKAVPKVCIGIKPTDHKHKLIFQLYFFFFFFFFFFFFFFFQLFFFFQFFWGVLLKFFLYLTIHPKNQFSLYQ
- the LOC121380495 gene encoding PHD and RING finger domain-containing protein 1-like isoform X2, which produces MNMDSLNDPGDSSSSDEGRMQIDESAGRSDDDGPKNTVQPPSVYETLKDDDDEDENEEKEDEEDGSESEDDEEEEGDDDDDEEGDDDDGDEEEVEGEEASDDDDDDDDEDDDDDEDDEEEWEEYEEDISLAAGVAVDSDAGDEDLCPICLNRFRDQDQGTPESCDHHFCLECIQEWAKNVNTCPVDRQVFRLILARHAGEDSVYRRITVEDKNSQEDAEDELTYCEVCGRCDREDRLLLCDGCDLGYHLDCLSPPLANVPVDEWFCSDCTAANKGSVTITSEEEEEVRPRRRLIARTLVSERVRTLIHQTRVERARLRRIIVSSSEDESTTAPKSATPKKSPVKKKTVKRRKTRRKRRMKKKTNKAGTKTKGRKRKTRRRKLRKGGKRRKIRRLTARKPVTTVKSRIAERLGLSKPPVGLSIPLQKLPAGKTMDMQRAEIGVSSFSILGHKDDLDPVYQDENQSEAQQPGTSASCQPASRVVKYSKSSLLSRKPVFKIRASAERASNPSTTTVAAPSASASSTPFDILGSIMHGQSFLHMQSKDVTIHKDGSLQANREIPEAKLPEPKDDSMFELNSFKKDIKDEEAKSGESLTSPVKPFRISMKKKAGPPLRKADSDYLAVFGIQDMDENSQEKAKESEYDPSEPTEDVDLIPDNLAKSVESQLKNSPRGPSTLPMHSDISDDDDSSSEKRVVVEKDSSLMIELSRTGDNTPDSQNSSSRRQVFEDGEHEVEVPMEKEVEDEKASFEDGEIVRTEEESHDSLSKWSVGSDESALEKEYQMRIHEFAQLTKKEKKVHRRMEADQVEEGEESVFDRLNFGEYDARAYRNREKKESRRRRRREQEERKEKLLSGRHDSKRESSKLHEEVKSDRETSKVYVDDSRCEKEELYVYEETEVVSEKREKSKRDKHSRSEQYVYESDTHVKHKHRREKSRSHSRSREKVRIRSHSKDRYRTRSRSKEKHRSRSHSRGRHGSRSRSKEKYGTRSRERRRTRSHDRSRRKRRERERDRSGSVERSSERERSSKKKKRDKDRDRDKDRDRDKDRDRDKDRERERERSREKSERKTWRSRTPSDSPSPRKHSDKDSLTKENRHYHKRKSARLDDYDDYPVPEKVKKTKPVEIAKPQFEKTIKVVEHTCNCHDPIVIDDDDDEDTVEDSVIFGSIGVNFEDIPTPSMPPPPKKDALPPPPVTKAAPPAPAKKDDASKTVEGDGKIPTVIDQKIQQPSTKKNSASKSVGKQKKIPTIVDKVTSDADIKTMEIEIDGEMHNYDPAHPTDELEKEMLAFNHMNRHSANVDISLPPLPHINSPNLIPNRMRFPSVEPGNIPLPPGSNLQPVASLPQVSALAPPSSLPAVSPLPPVSFNMLPTVPTSIAPTPVLVNPLLLNGPVPFQSLPRMHPPGPGPPFGWPVNSTQVIPVQNQFGPPIVSRPPIMSVIPQAMLNGGMDEIPSESDSLFARNANMNNCTSVVLPTLNPTINQMSVGAQRPGPCPRATETLPSTSKILSSTNSKEPDKPAIPIQQLQNISTLLKVQACLVGKNSKHDGIFKVPQPVSGSKHKSRENEDPLDSMEMVDMDLSPLDEECELVLPTPPDTGMKSKKSRKSKHSLSKAVKALASQQDDMPSSAAELTNKEKYLKKLHLQERVVDEVKCAIKPYYSSKKITKDEYKEILRKAVPKVCHSKAGEINPMKIKSLVDAYVTKFCKRRHSGGKKSKKDDSKTNGIKTKTSR